Proteins encoded together in one SAR324 cluster bacterium window:
- a CDS encoding EVE domain-containing protein produces MKYWLLKSEPDVFSLEDLKNCPNQTEHWDGIRNYQARNLMRDEMQVGDRAFFYHSRQAEPAIVGTVKVVREAYPDHTSWNLTSKYFDEKSSPENPRWLMVDVQFENEFPRPVTLKELRSIPELKEMFLLRKGMRLSVQPVTKEEFQLILSLAND; encoded by the coding sequence ATGAAGTACTGGTTACTTAAGAGTGAGCCTGATGTTTTTTCACTGGAAGACCTGAAAAACTGTCCTAATCAGACTGAACACTGGGATGGGATCCGTAACTACCAAGCTCGCAATCTGATGCGTGATGAGATGCAAGTGGGTGATCGAGCTTTCTTCTATCACAGTCGTCAAGCTGAGCCTGCGATTGTCGGTACAGTAAAAGTCGTTCGTGAAGCTTACCCAGATCACACTTCCTGGAATCTTACGAGTAAATACTTTGATGAGAAAAGCTCGCCAGAAAATCCTCGCTGGCTGATGGTAGATGTTCAGTTTGAGAACGAATTTCCACGTCCTGTGACTTTGAAAGAGTTGCGAAGTATTCCTGAACTGAAAGAAATGTTCCTCTTGCGCAAGGGGATGCGTCTCTCCGTTCAACCTGTTACCAAAGAAGAATTTCAGCTAATTCTCTCTCTCGCAAACGATTGA
- a CDS encoding response regulator, translating to MEIGEETRVLIVDDFNTSRRMIRQTLRDLGTELCNEAKDPDEAIKLLERYQYHLVLVDWYMDGARGVDLIKQIRETHSKKSLPILLMLMDPLDDQLAMGKAAGISGHILKPFDAGTLSKTLMGFE from the coding sequence ATGGAAATCGGAGAAGAAACACGTGTTTTGATCGTGGATGACTTCAACACTTCTCGCAGGATGATTCGCCAGACGCTGAGAGATCTGGGAACAGAACTTTGCAATGAAGCCAAAGACCCTGACGAGGCGATCAAGTTGCTGGAGCGCTATCAATATCACTTGGTACTGGTTGATTGGTATATGGATGGAGCACGAGGTGTGGACCTCATCAAGCAGATCCGTGAAACTCATTCAAAAAAATCTCTGCCAATTCTCCTGATGCTGATGGACCCACTGGACGATCAGCTTGCCATGGGAAAAGCAGCGGGGATCAGTGGTCACATTCTCAAACCTTTTGATGCAGGGACTCTCTCCAAGACGTTGATGGGGTTTGAATGA